One genomic segment of Mytilus trossulus isolate FHL-02 chromosome 4, PNRI_Mtr1.1.1.hap1, whole genome shotgun sequence includes these proteins:
- the LOC134715043 gene encoding ubiquitin-like domain-containing CTD phosphatase 1: MAGEDIHKSCLVVKWSGNEYSVNVDDSFTVLDLKKEIKNVTGVLPERQKIMGMKFKGKPPDNSVLLTDMKLKPNTKLMMMGTREEELDKVKEPPPDLPEVINDFDIEEDEIAIENREEYLAKIERRVKDYKIEIMNEPRPGKKLLVLDIDYTLFDHRSVAEQFNELIRPFLHEFLQSAYEHYDIVIWSATSMKWIEVKMKELGCTTNPNYKLCFMLDSSAMISVHTPKYGVIEVKPLGVIWGKHKQWNASNTIMFDDIRRNFIMNPKTGLRIRAFREAHMNRHKDTELLKLSKYLKDISNVEDFTELNHKYWERYRPKRKHDKTESEDAS, from the exons ATGGCGGGAGAAGACATACACAAATCTTGTCTGGTTGTTAAATGGAGTGGAAATGAGTACAGTGTTAATGTAGACGACAGTTTTACTGTGTTAGActtaaagaaagaaataaaaaatgtgacCGGGGTTTTACctgaaagacaaaaaataatggGAATGAAATTTAAAG GAAAGCCACCAGATAATTCTGTTTTACTGACAGATATGAAATTGAAACCTAACACAAAATTAATGATGATGGGGACAAGAGAAGAGGAACTT GATAAAGTGAAAGAACCTCCCCCAGACCTACCAGAAGttataaatgattttgataTAGAAGAAGATGAAATCGCTATAGAAAACAG aGAAGAATATTTAGCAAAGATTGAAAGAAGAGTTAaagattataaaattgaaattatgaatGAACCAAGACCAGGGAAAAAGCTCTTAGTTTTAGACATAGATTACACATTATTTG ATCACAGATCTGTAGCAGAACAATTTAATGAGTTGATCAGACCATTTTTACATGAGTTTTTACAGTCTGCTTATGAGCATTATGATATTGTTATATGGT CTGCAACATCCATGAAATGGATTgaagtgaaaatgaaagagCTAGGTTGTACTACTAATCCTAATTATAAACTATGTTTTATGTTAGACTCATCAGCAATGATAAGTGTACACACACCAAAATATGGAGTTATAGAG GTAAAGCCATTAGGTGTTATATGGGGCAAACATAAGCAATGGAATGCATCCAACACTATAATGTTTGATGATATCAGAagaaattttataatgaatCCTAAAACAGGACTCAGA ATAAGAGCTTTTAGAGAGGCACATATGAATCGACACAAAGACACAGagcttttaaaattatcaaaatatctaaaagATATCTCTAACGTAGAAGATTTTACAGAATTGAATCACAAATATTGGGAAAG ATACAGACCGAAGAGAAAGCATGATAAAACTGAGTCAGAAGATGCTTCATGA